From the genome of Ziziphus jujuba cultivar Dongzao chromosome 6, ASM3175591v1, one region includes:
- the LOC107430749 gene encoding E3 ubiquitin-protein ligase HAKAI homolog has protein sequence MLQIRLRRVPSSEGAGAGAGAGVAKPVPVETVTVACPDHLVLADLPVAKGIGAATAASLVKTVGRRSRRQLGERVHFCVRCDFPIAIYGRLSPCEHAFCLDCARSDSICFLCDDRIQKIQTIKLMEGIFICAAPHCLKSFLKKTEFESHIHESHADLLQPNAEKEDNNESEAQSAKQSTPDSTVRAPLRPVFSPSSNSQLHDREDKARRQQTREQSLPRPLIQTKPPQGFGQAQNNPSESQLDSRSQGFERPGPHNLFQQQSFDSLGTPKQEPGQYSDKQQGILSDSPFAEYPPMHSIQPPNYMVPVNSNQMMNPSLPFGYPPFPVDGPQPYYGAPFEMARQDSAQEVGSEQGSLLGFPPGPAGNMNFPANYPQPWNAGQAGMPFEPPQGGQGVQDGFTNTPDSQGKVPFYQGEFGRNPGGLAINIPPPSANKPMEPSPGGNAMDPRDGKGILAPQPMPLPPPPPLPPHLSQNKRKYYSGDMGRDGQGFGWQHENRENFGTGQD, from the exons ATGCTTCAGATCCGTCTTAGGAGGGTTCCATCCTCAGAAGGTGCTGGTGCTGGTGCTGGTGCTGGAGTGGCAAAACCCGTGCCAGTAGAGACTGTGACGGTTGCATGTCCTGACCACCTTGTCCTTGCTGATCTGCCTGTAGCAAAGGGCATTGGTGCAGCAACTGCTGCTTCCCTTGTCAAGACTGTAGGTCGAAGGTCCCGGCGTCAGCTTGGCGAACGCGTCCACTTTTGTGTTCGCTGTGATTTTCCGATTGCTATATATGGACGATTG AGTCCCTGTGAGCATGCCTTTTGTCTGGATTGTGctaggagtgattcaatctgcTTTCT TTGTGATGATCGGATTCAGAAGATTCAGACTATCAAACTGATGGAGGGGATCTTCATCTGTGCAGCCCCTCACTGCCTCAAGTCTTTCCTAAAGAAGACTGAGTTTGAATCTCACATCCATGAGAGCCATGCTGACCTTCTTCAGCCAAATGCCGAGAAAGAAGATAATAATGAATCAGAAGCTCAGAGTGCCAAACAATCTACACCTGATTCCACTGTCCGAGCGCCACTTAGGCCAGTCTTTTCCCCCAGTTCAAACTCTCAGCTTCATGATAGGGAAGATAAAGCTCGTCGTCAGCAGACAAGAGAACAATCACTTCCAAGGCCATTAATACAGACCAAACCACCTCAAGGATTTGGGCAGGCGCAGAATAACCCATCAGAGTCCCAACTAGACAGCCGATCCCAAGGATTTGAAAGACCTGGTCCCCACAACCTTTTCCAACAACAAAGCTTTGACTCCCTTGGCACTCCAAAGCAGGAACCTGGCCAGTATTCAGACAAGCAACAGGGAATTTTATCTGACAGTCCCTTTGCTGAGTATCCACCCATGCATTCCATTCAGCCACCTAATTACATGGTTCCAGTTAATTCTAACCAAATGATGAATCCCTCCCTTCCATTTGGTTATCCTCCTTTCCCAGTTGATGGACCTCAACCATATTATGGGGCTCCCTTTGAAATGGCCCGTCAGGATTCAGCACAAGAAGTAGGATCAGAACAGGGGTCTTTGTTGGGTTTTCCACCAGGTCCTGCAGGCAATATGAATTTCCCAGCTAATTATCCTCAGCCATGGAATGCAGGACAAGCTGGTATGCCTTTTGAACCTCCACAAGGGGGTCAAGGAGTTCAAGATGGTTTCACAAACACGCCAGATTCTCAAGGCAAAGTGCCATTTTATCAAGGAGAATTTGGACGGAATCCTGGAGGTTTGGCTATAAATATCCCCCCACCTTCAGCCAACAAGCCAATGGAACCATCGCCTGGGGGTAATGCTATGGATCCCAGGGATGGGAAAGGTATATTAGCTCCACAGCCCATGCCACTCCCTCCGCCTCCACCGTTGCCACCTCACCTATCTCAGAACAAACGCAAGTATTATTCCGGCGATATGGGTCGAGATGGACAGGGCTTTGGATGGCAGCATGAGAACCGCGAAAATTTTGGAACTGGCCAAGACTAG
- the LOC107430716 gene encoding mitochondrial uncoupling protein 1 codes for MVADSKSKPDISLAGTFACSAFAACFAEICTIPLDTAKVRLQLQKKAVAGDAVALPKYRGMLGTVATIAREEGVSALWKGIVPGLHRQCLFGGLRIGMYEPVRNFYVGDNFVGDVPLSKKILAGLTTGALAIIVANPTDLVKVRLQAEGKLAPGVPRRYSGALNAYSTIVRQEGVGALWTGLGPNIARNAIINAAELASYDQVKQTILKIPGFTDNVFTHLLSGLGAGFFAVCVGSPVDVVKSRMMGDSAYKSTLDCFIKTLKNDGPLAFYKGFIPNFGRLGSWNVIMFLTLEQAKKFVKSIESS; via the exons ATGGTGGCCGATAGCAAGTCCAAACCCGACATTTCATTGGCTGGGACCTTCGCCTGTAGTGCTTTCGCTGCTTGTTTCGCTGAG ATATGTACTATTCCTTTGGACACTGCTAAAGTTAGGCTTCAACTACAAAAGAAAGCTGTTGCTGGCGATGCAGTGGCCTTACCAAAATACAGGGGTATGCTGGGTACGGTAGCTACCATTGCCAGGGAAGAAGGTGTAAGTGCACTCTGGAAAGGCATTGTACCAGGATTACATCGTCAGTGTTTATTTGGAGGCTTAAGAATTGGAATGTATGAGCCT GTTAGAAACTTCTATGTGGGAGATAACTTTGTTGGAGATGTTCCTTTGTCTAAGAAAATACTTGCTGGACTAACAACTG GTGCTTTGGCAATTATCGTGGCAAATCCAACTGACCTTGTGAAAGTTAGACTTCAAGCTGAAGGAAAGTTAGCACCTGGTGTGCCAAGGCGTTATTCCGGAGCACTGAATGCTTATTCCACAATTGTTAGACAG GAAGGAGTTGGAGCTCTTTGGACTGGACTTGGACCCAATATAGCTAGAAATGCTATAATAAATGCTGCTGAGTTAGCAAGTTATGATCAAGTGAAGCAG ACAATCTTAAAAATTCCAGGGTTCACAGATAATGTCTTTACTCATCTTCTCTCCGGTCTTGGGGCAGGTTTCTTTGCTGTCTGTGTTGGTTCACCAGTTGATGTG gTTAAGTCAAGAATGATGGGAGATTCTGCTTACAAAAGCACACTTGATTGTTTCATCAAAACTTTGAAGAATGAT GGACCTTTGGCTTTCTACAAAGGTTTTATCCCAAATTTTGGACGGCTAGGATCCTGGAATGTGATTATGTTTCTAACCCTAGAGCAG GCCAAGAAGTTTGTGAAAAGTATAGAATCATCTTGA